One Lysobacter enzymogenes DNA segment encodes these proteins:
- the coxB gene encoding cytochrome c oxidase subunit II — protein MKAGRFKQWAAGVAAMALPVLAFAQAADPKPWQLNMGKGVTAQSMNAHSAHMLALWICVVIGILVFGAMAVAMFKFRKSKGAVPDKDFVHSTKLEIVWTVVPVALLVLMAFPATSKLINMYDTRDSAMTVKITGIQWLWKYEYLGEGVAITSRLDRKSDQLRQSGKHVTAADHEHYLLDVDNVLVLPTDTKIRFVITADDVIHAWWVPALGWKQDAIPGIVNEAWTDIKEPGIYRGQCAELCGKDHGFMPIVVRAVPKAEYQQWLAEQKAKNAPAPAPAAAPAAAPAPAAPAAAQAQPAGTASSDAPAAAPKGAATAG, from the coding sequence ATGAAAGCCGGTCGTTTCAAGCAGTGGGCAGCGGGCGTCGCCGCAATGGCGTTGCCGGTCCTCGCGTTCGCGCAGGCGGCCGATCCCAAGCCGTGGCAATTGAATATGGGCAAGGGCGTCACCGCCCAGTCGATGAACGCCCACTCCGCGCACATGCTGGCGCTGTGGATCTGCGTGGTGATCGGCATCCTGGTCTTCGGCGCGATGGCCGTGGCCATGTTCAAGTTCCGCAAGTCCAAGGGCGCCGTGCCCGACAAGGACTTCGTCCACAGCACCAAGCTGGAGATCGTCTGGACGGTCGTGCCGGTGGCGCTGCTGGTGCTGATGGCGTTCCCGGCCACCAGCAAGCTGATCAACATGTACGACACCCGCGACTCGGCGATGACGGTGAAGATCACCGGCATCCAGTGGCTGTGGAAGTACGAGTACCTCGGCGAGGGCGTGGCCATCACCAGCCGCCTGGACCGCAAGAGCGACCAGCTGCGCCAGAGCGGCAAGCACGTCACCGCCGCCGACCACGAGCACTACCTGCTCGACGTCGACAACGTGCTGGTGCTGCCGACCGACACCAAGATCCGCTTCGTGATCACCGCCGACGACGTCATCCACGCCTGGTGGGTCCCGGCGCTGGGCTGGAAGCAGGACGCGATCCCGGGCATCGTCAACGAGGCCTGGACCGACATCAAGGAGCCGGGCATCTACCGCGGCCAGTGCGCCGAGCTGTGCGGCAAGGACCACGGCTTCATGCCGATCGTCGTGCGCGCGGTGCCCAAGGCCGAGTACCAGCAGTGGCTGGCCGAGCAGAAGGCCAAGAACGCCCCGGCGCCGGCTCCGGCCGCAGCGCCCGCGGCCGCTCCCGCTCCCGCCGCTCCCGCCGCCGCCCAGGCCCAGCCTGCCGGCACTGCCAGTTCCGATGCCCCGGCCGCCGCCCCGAAGGGCGCCGCGACCGCCGGTTGA